A single genomic interval of Cyprinus carpio isolate SPL01 chromosome B24, ASM1834038v1, whole genome shotgun sequence harbors:
- the LOC109058933 gene encoding WD repeat-containing protein 37-like, whose amino-acid sequence MPVESGNSAAARQVKQKRKSHSLSIRRTNSTEQDRPGMQRDMLEGQDSKLPMALRSNLLDLFGQIEREFENLYIENLELRREIESLNERLAGEGQTVDGGDLSKGALKTKASHSTSQLSQKLKTTYKASTSKIVSSFKATTSRAVCQLVKEYVGHRDGIWDLAVTRVQPLVLGTASADHCSMLWSIETGKCLLKYAGHAGSVNSIKFHPTEQMALTASGDQTAHIWRYMVQLPLPQPPADISASLDDDVDFSDKDEADGEADGPSECPTIRVATTTLKSHQGVVIAADWLVGGKQVVTASWDRAANLYDVETSELVHTLTGKQATVTHCCTHPTQRLVVTSSRDTTFRLWDFRDPSIHSVNVFQGHTDTVTSAVFTVGDNVVSGSDDRTVKVWDLKNMRSPIATIRTDSAVNRISVSANQRIIALPHDNRQVRLFDMNGVRLARLPRSNRQGHRRMVCCSAWNEENQACNLFTCGFDRQAIGWNINIPALLQEK is encoded by the exons GACTCCAAGTTGCCGATGGCCTTAAGGAGTAACTTACTGGACCTCTTTGGACAGATTGAACGGGAGTTTGAAAATCTCTACATTGAAAACTTAGAAT TGCGGAGAGAGATTGAATCACTAAACGAACGTTTGGCTGGAGAAGGACAGACTGTTGATGGCGGTGATCTGAGCAAAGGAGCCCTGAAAACAAAAG CAAGTCACAGCACAAGTCAACTTTCCCAAAAGCTGAAGACGACATACAAGGCCTCCACTAGCAAG ATTGTGTCCAGTTTCAAAGCCACCACGTCTCGTGCAGTGTGTCAGCTGGTCAAAGAGTACGTGGGACACCGTGATGGGATCTGGGACCTGGCTGTGACTCGGGTTCAGCCGCTGGTTTTGGGCACAGCTTCAGCCG ATCACTGTTCCATGCTGTGGAGTATTGAGACTGGGAAGTGCCTGCTAAAATATGCCGGTCACGCTGGATCAG TCAACTCCATTAAGTTCCACCCCACAGAGCAGATGGCACTTACAG CGTCCGGGGACCAGACGGCACACATCTGGCGTTACATGGTACAGCTGCCGCTTCCTCAGCCCCCGGCAGACATCAGT GCCTCGCTGGACGATGACGTGGACTTCTCTGATAAAGACGAGGCCGACGGCGAGGCAGACGGGCCCAGTGAATGCCCCACTATCCGTGTGGCCACCACGACCTTGAAGAGCCACCAGGGGGTGGTGATAGCAGCTGATTGGCTGGTGGGAGGAAAACAGGTGGTCACTGCATCCTGGGATAGAGCCGCCAACCTCTATGATGTAGAAACCTCTGAGCTGGTGCACACCCTCACAGGTAAACAAGCCACC gtgacCCACTGCTGTACTCATCCCACCCAGCGTCTGGTGGTCACCTCATCCAGGGACACAACCTTCCGCCTGTGGGACTTCAGAGATCCCTCCATCCACTCCGTGAACGTCTTCCAGGGCCACACGGA CACCGTGACGTCAGCTGTGTTCACCGTGGGAGACAACGTGGTGTCGGGAAGTGACGATCGCACCGTCAAGGTGTGGGACTTGAAGAACATGAGATCTCCAATTGCTACCATCCGCACAGACTCCGCAGTTAATAG GATAAGTGTCTCAGCGAACCAAAGAATCATCGCTCTGCCACATGACAACAGGCAGGTCAGGCTGTTCGACATGAACGGAGTCCGTCTGGCCCGTCTCCCACGGAGCAACAGACAG GGCCATCGGCGCATGGTGTGCTGCTCTGCCTGGAACGAGGAGAACCAAGCTTGCAATCTGTTCACCTGCGGCTTCGACCGCCAGGCCATCGGCTGGAACATCAACATCCCTGCCCTGCTCCAAGAGAAGTGA